The Mycolicibacterium hassiacum DSM 44199 genome includes a window with the following:
- a CDS encoding AAA family ATPase, translating into MTGNAATPAVLRTRPTVRRTVDSFLAAARRGPAALLIEGEAGIGKTALWSAILARAHGFRMLSARVTDAESVSAYTALADLLDVVDPAVWADLPDPQRHAVDQLLQHADLDAVTDQRAVAAAFLAVLERLADDGPVLVAIDDLQWLDPSSEHALAFTARRLVGPVGILGSVRTDADSAGITWLQLPRPDGLSRITLTPLTVNELHAAVTERLRKPLPPPAIGRIHEVSGGNPFYAIELARELDDRTLDAAAFADAELPRTLGEVVRSRLDGFAPQVHEALLAAACMAAPTVDAVARATGTDHDRLVESLETVESRGIITIDGNRIRFTHPLLSRGVYSQATPDERRDMRRRLADVVDEPERRARHLALAATRGDETTLRALDHAAESARMRGAPAAAAELLDLAIHLGGGTPQRRLMAAQHHFDAGDQERAAALLRETIDALPPGELRGAALTQLAAVRLHSTGFGPGIRLLLQARDEVGENSPARVQIQAMLAFSLFNIYEFAESLRMAHRAEADAERLSDPHLISIAVSLRVALEFLTGSGFDAESMQRAVALEDHHTHTPIVLRPSTQQAMLLASLGELDRAREELETIRLRCLQRGEEHDYVYVAGQVVLAALWSGDTATAELVSDDALECARQLGGDTAMFLANCAQVMAAAFTGRTEQVRRVAAEALELGRRIGTYRLTDRVIATLGFLEVSLGDHRAAVDTLAPLLRSFDPDTSPTELPGAAFLPDAIEALVQVGRPAEAEPLIAALERNGRRVDRPWMLAVAGRGRALVLAARGDLDAAAAAAREALQQHDRVAMPLERGRTLLVLGRIEQRLRRKESASAVLQEALGVFERLRRRCGPTAPAPSCRGPGWDPPAARSSPPRSGGWRSWPHPE; encoded by the coding sequence ATGACGGGCAACGCCGCGACCCCGGCCGTGCTGCGCACGCGGCCGACCGTGCGGCGCACCGTCGACAGCTTCCTGGCCGCCGCCCGGCGCGGTCCGGCCGCGCTGCTGATCGAGGGCGAGGCCGGAATCGGCAAGACCGCGCTGTGGTCGGCGATCCTGGCCCGGGCGCACGGTTTCCGGATGTTGTCCGCGCGGGTCACCGACGCCGAATCGGTTTCGGCGTACACGGCGTTGGCCGACCTGCTCGACGTGGTCGACCCTGCGGTCTGGGCCGATCTGCCCGACCCGCAGCGGCATGCGGTCGATCAGCTGCTGCAGCACGCCGACCTGGACGCGGTGACCGATCAGCGGGCGGTGGCTGCCGCGTTCCTGGCGGTGCTGGAGCGGCTCGCCGATGACGGCCCGGTGCTGGTGGCGATCGACGACCTGCAGTGGCTCGACCCGTCCAGTGAGCACGCGCTCGCGTTCACCGCGCGCCGGCTGGTCGGTCCGGTGGGCATCCTGGGCAGTGTCCGCACCGACGCCGACAGCGCCGGGATCACCTGGTTGCAGCTGCCGCGCCCGGACGGGCTCAGCAGGATCACGCTGACCCCGTTGACCGTCAACGAACTTCACGCCGCGGTTACCGAGAGACTACGAAAACCGTTGCCGCCTCCGGCGATCGGGCGAATTCACGAGGTGTCGGGCGGAAATCCGTTCTACGCCATCGAGTTGGCGCGCGAACTCGACGACCGGACGCTCGACGCGGCCGCGTTCGCCGACGCCGAGTTGCCCCGCACGCTCGGCGAGGTGGTGCGCTCCCGGCTGGACGGTTTCGCCCCGCAGGTGCACGAGGCGCTGCTGGCGGCGGCGTGCATGGCGGCGCCGACCGTCGACGCGGTGGCCCGGGCCACCGGCACCGATCACGACCGGTTGGTCGAGTCGCTGGAAACCGTTGAGAGCCGCGGCATCATCACCATCGACGGCAACCGGATCCGGTTCACTCACCCGCTGTTGAGCCGCGGGGTCTACAGTCAGGCGACACCGGACGAGCGCCGCGATATGCGCCGGCGGCTGGCCGATGTCGTCGACGAACCCGAACGGCGCGCTCGACACCTCGCGCTGGCCGCGACCCGCGGGGACGAGACCACGCTGCGCGCACTGGATCACGCGGCGGAGTCGGCGCGGATGCGCGGTGCGCCGGCCGCCGCCGCGGAACTGCTGGATCTGGCGATCCACCTCGGTGGCGGCACCCCGCAACGGCGGCTGATGGCCGCGCAGCACCACTTCGACGCCGGTGATCAGGAGCGCGCCGCCGCGCTGCTGCGGGAGACGATCGACGCCCTGCCCCCCGGGGAGCTGCGCGGCGCGGCGTTGACCCAGCTCGCCGCCGTACGGCTGCACAGCACCGGTTTCGGGCCCGGGATCCGGCTGTTGCTGCAGGCCCGCGACGAGGTGGGCGAGAACAGCCCGGCGCGGGTGCAGATCCAGGCCATGCTGGCCTTCTCGCTGTTCAACATCTACGAGTTCGCCGAGAGCCTGCGCATGGCGCACCGGGCGGAAGCCGATGCCGAACGGCTGAGCGACCCGCACCTGATCAGCATCGCGGTGAGCCTGCGGGTGGCGCTGGAGTTCCTGACCGGCTCCGGGTTCGACGCGGAGAGCATGCAGCGGGCCGTCGCTCTCGAGGACCACCACACGCACACCCCGATCGTGCTGCGGCCGAGCACGCAACAGGCGATGTTGTTGGCGTCGCTGGGCGAGCTGGATCGGGCCCGCGAGGAACTGGAGACCATCCGGCTTCGGTGTCTGCAGCGCGGCGAGGAGCACGACTACGTCTACGTGGCCGGGCAGGTGGTGCTGGCGGCGTTGTGGAGCGGCGACACGGCCACCGCGGAACTGGTCTCCGACGACGCGCTGGAGTGCGCCCGCCAACTCGGTGGCGACACCGCGATGTTCCTCGCGAACTGCGCGCAGGTGATGGCCGCGGCGTTCACCGGCCGCACCGAGCAGGTCCGCCGGGTCGCGGCCGAGGCGCTCGAATTGGGCAGGCGCATCGGCACATACCGGCTCACCGACCGGGTGATCGCCACGCTCGGCTTCCTCGAGGTGTCACTGGGTGATCACCGGGCGGCCGTCGACACGCTCGCGCCGCTGTTGAGGTCCTTCGATCCGGACACCTCCCCGACCGAGCTGCCGGGTGCGGCGTTCCTGCCGGACGCGATCGAGGCGCTGGTGCAGGTGGGCCGGCCGGCCGAGGCCGAGCCGCTGATCGCAGCGCTGGAGCGCAACGGCCGGCGGGTGGACCGGCCCTGGATGCTGGCGGTCGCCGGGCGGGGACGCGCGCTGGTGCTGGCCGCCCGCGGCGACCTCGATGCCGCGGCGGCCGCCGCGCGTGAGGCGCTGCAGCAGCACGACCGGGTCGCCATGCCGTTGGAGCGGGGCCGGACGCTGCTGGTGCTCGGCCGCATCGAACAGCGGCTGCGCCGCAAGGAGTCGGCCTCGGCGGTGCTGCAGGAGGCGTTGGGTGTCTTCGAACGATTACGGCGCCGCTGTGGGCCGACCGCGCCCGCACCGAGCTGTCGCGGGCCCGGCTGGGACCCACCCGCAGCGCGGAGCTCACCCCCTCGGAGCGGCGGGTGGCGGAGTTGGCCGCATCCGGAATGA
- a CDS encoding helix-turn-helix domain-containing protein, with the protein MKNRDVAAELFISPKTVEAKLARIYRKLGIKSRAELGRHIGRADIPAGMGRE; encoded by the coding sequence ATGAAAAACCGCGATGTGGCCGCCGAGTTGTTCATCAGCCCCAAGACCGTCGAGGCCAAGCTGGCCCGTATCTACCGCAAGCTGGGCATTAAGTCGCGCGCCGAACTGGGCCGGCACATCGGCCGCGCCGACATTCCCGCGGGAATGGGACGGGAATAG
- a CDS encoding PhoH family protein: protein MTDSALRTFVLDTSVLLSDPWACTRFAEHEVVVPLVVISELEAKRHHHELGWFARQALRLFDDLRLEYGRLDQPIPVGTQGGTLRVELNHSDPSVLPAGFRTDSNDSRILTCAANLAAEGRDVTLVSKDIPLRVKAGAVGIRADEYHAQDVVVSGWTGMTELEVSSDDIDALFAEGEIDLAEARDLPCHTGIRLLGGSSHALGRVNPDKRVQLVRGDREAFGLRGRSAEQRVALDLLLDESVGIVSLGGKAGTGKSALALCAGLEAVLERRTHRKVVVFRPLYAVGGQDLGYLPGSEAEKMGPWAQAVFDTLEGLASPAVLDEVLARGMLEVLPLTHIRGRSLHDSFVIVDEAQSLERNVLLTVLSRLGSGSRVVLTHDVAQRDNLRVGRHDGVAAVIEKLKGHPLFAHITLIRSERSPIAALVTEMLEEISPGALP, encoded by the coding sequence GTGACCGATTCGGCCCTTCGCACCTTCGTCCTCGACACTTCGGTACTGCTGTCCGATCCCTGGGCCTGTACCCGATTCGCCGAGCACGAGGTTGTCGTCCCGCTGGTAGTGATCAGCGAGCTGGAGGCCAAACGCCACCACCACGAGCTGGGGTGGTTCGCCCGCCAGGCGTTGCGGTTGTTCGACGATCTGCGCCTGGAGTACGGACGGCTGGATCAGCCGATTCCCGTTGGGACACAAGGCGGAACGCTGAGGGTGGAACTCAACCACAGCGATCCGTCGGTGCTGCCCGCTGGATTTCGCACCGACAGCAACGATTCGCGCATCCTGACCTGTGCGGCCAATCTGGCCGCCGAGGGCCGCGACGTCACGTTGGTCAGCAAGGACATCCCGCTGCGGGTCAAGGCCGGTGCGGTGGGGATCCGCGCCGACGAGTACCACGCCCAGGACGTGGTGGTGTCCGGGTGGACCGGGATGACCGAACTCGAGGTCAGCTCCGACGATATCGACGCACTGTTCGCCGAGGGCGAGATCGATCTGGCGGAGGCCCGGGATCTTCCGTGTCACACCGGAATTCGTCTACTGGGCGGCAGTTCGCACGCGTTGGGGCGAGTCAACCCGGACAAGCGGGTGCAGTTGGTGCGCGGTGATCGCGAGGCGTTTGGGCTGCGTGGCCGCTCGGCCGAGCAGCGCGTCGCGCTGGATCTGCTGCTCGACGAGTCGGTGGGCATCGTGTCGCTGGGCGGCAAGGCCGGCACCGGCAAGTCGGCGCTGGCGCTGTGCGCCGGGCTGGAGGCGGTGCTGGAGCGCCGCACCCACCGCAAGGTCGTGGTGTTCCGTCCGCTCTACGCGGTCGGGGGACAGGATCTGGGCTATCTGCCGGGCAGCGAGGCCGAGAAGATGGGCCCCTGGGCGCAGGCGGTGTTCGACACCCTGGAGGGGCTGGCCAGCCCCGCCGTGCTCGACGAGGTGCTGGCCCGGGGCATGCTCGAGGTGCTGCCGCTGACCCACATCCGAGGTCGCTCGCTGCACGACTCGTTCGTCATCGTCGACGAGGCGCAGTCGCTGGAACGCAACGTGCTGCTGACGGTGCTGTCGAGGCTGGGCAGCGGGTCGCGGGTGGTGCTCACCCATGACGTCGCCCAGCGGGACAACCTGCGGGTGGGCCGGCACGACGGGGTGGCCGCGGTGATCGAGAAACTCAAGGGCCATCCACTGTTCGCGCACATCACCCTGATCCGCAGCGAGCGGTCACCGATCGCGGCGCTGGTGACCGAGATGCTCGAGGAGATCAGCCCCGGCGCCCTGCCCTGA
- a CDS encoding acyl-ACP desaturase encodes MAQKPVPNALTLELEPVVKQELRRHLDSEDLWYAHDYVPYDQGENFAFLGGKDWDPSQVTLPKDITDALEILLITKDNLPGYHREFVFSFILEEKWGRWIGRWTAEEQLHAIALRNYLVVTREVDPDANEAVRVKHMMKGYRPDGFTQIERLVFMALNERAFAVFTRNLEDRVTEPVLKRLIGRIAKDEERHEEFFSNIVSYLLETHRKETVAAIGLRAKELQIIGSDIDGFEDKVRNVEQAGIYGPEQLRQVVRDRITAWGVGDEPPLKQFVTS; translated from the coding sequence ATGGCACAGAAACCTGTCCCCAACGCGTTGACCCTGGAGCTGGAGCCGGTCGTCAAGCAGGAGCTGCGTCGGCACCTCGACTCCGAGGACCTGTGGTACGCCCACGACTACGTGCCATACGACCAGGGCGAGAACTTCGCCTTCCTCGGCGGCAAGGACTGGGATCCGTCACAGGTGACCCTGCCCAAGGACATCACCGACGCGCTCGAGATCCTGCTGATCACCAAGGACAACCTGCCCGGTTACCACCGCGAGTTCGTCTTCAGCTTCATCCTCGAGGAGAAGTGGGGCCGCTGGATCGGCCGCTGGACCGCCGAGGAGCAGCTGCACGCGATCGCGCTGCGCAACTACCTCGTCGTCACCCGCGAGGTCGACCCCGACGCCAACGAGGCGGTGCGGGTCAAGCACATGATGAAGGGGTACCGCCCCGACGGTTTCACCCAGATCGAGCGGCTGGTGTTCATGGCGCTCAACGAGCGCGCGTTCGCGGTGTTCACCCGCAACCTCGAGGACAGGGTCACCGAGCCGGTGCTCAAGCGGCTGATCGGGCGCATCGCCAAGGACGAGGAGCGCCACGAGGAGTTCTTCTCCAACATCGTCTCCTACCTGCTCGAGACCCATCGCAAGGAGACCGTCGCGGCGATCGGGTTGCGCGCGAAGGAGCTGCAGATCATCGGCTCCGACATCGACGGCTTCGAGGACAAGGTGCGCAACGTCGAGCAGGCCGGCATCTACGGCCCCGAACAACTGCGCCAGGTCGTCCGTGACCGGATCACCGCGTGGGGTGTCGGCGACGAACCTCCGCTGAAACAGTTCGTCACGAGCTAG